Part of the Pseudomonas sp. P8_241 genome is shown below.
CGTATTGCTTGCTGATGACCACTTCGTCCGGGTTGGGCTGCACCGGCTCGCAGAAGGCTGCCAGTGGGTTGCCCTCGATCATGTCTTTCATCACGGGGGCTTTTTTGACCCATATACCGCCGTCGGCAAAGTGCCCTGGGTGGTAGCGAATGTTGGTATGCACGACCAGGATTTCATGTTGGCGGGCGCAGGCCAGCAGTTCGACGCTCTCGGCGACAGCGCGGACCACGCCTGGCGCGTATAGCGGTGCGCCTTCTTGGGTATAGCCCTGCATGAAATCGATCATCAGCAGCGCAGGCTTGTTGCCAAAGCCGATGCGCTGGCCCCACACGCCCTGATAGTTGGCGTCGGCACTTTGTTCTTGGTTCATGACACGATCCTATTTATAAGCGCCAGACAGCAGCGCGCCCGCACCCGGAACGATGGGCTCCAGGTTCAGTGCCTTGAGCATGGCGTAGGTGGTGGCGATGGCGGCGGTGAGTACCGGTTTACCGGTTTCGGCCTCGACTTGTGAGACCACTCCCAGCGATTGCATCTGCACGCAGGCCGACAGAACGATCACATCCACGCCTTCAAGGTTCATGTCGCGCACAATGGCGGGCAGGTTGGCCGGGTCGTGGCGGGCGACGGCCAGGTTGTCGGGAATTTCCAGGGCGCGCCAATCCACTACCTCGAAACCTTCTTCGCGAATGTAATCCACTACCAGCTCGGTCAGCGGCTTCATGTACGGCGCGACAATGGCAATGCGTTTGGCGCCCATGACTTTCAAGCCTTCGATCAAGGCGCCGGCGCTGGTGATGACCGGCGCATTGGCGTCGTTGTCGGCGGTAGCCTTGCGCAGCCGCTGCTCGGACTGGCGATGATAGCCCAGGCCCATGGCCATGATCGCCACCAGGCAGGCATAGCCCAGCACGTCGACCTTGGCGTCAGACAGCTCGACCGCGCAGCGATCGGATTCGCCATCCATTGCCGCCAGCTCTTCCTTGCGCACCTGCTTCATGCGCATGCGGCTGGAATGAAAGGTGAAACGTTCGGGGCGGATCAATTGGCGTGCTGCCAGCATCGCCGGGATCTCGGTTTCCATGGTGGTGTTGGAACTTGGCACAATCTGGCCGATACGATAAGGCTTGATCACAAGCTGTCTCCTTTGCAACGTGCGTTGAA
Proteins encoded:
- a CDS encoding N-carbamoylsarcosine amidohydrolase, with the translated sequence MNQEQSADANYQGVWGQRIGFGNKPALLMIDFMQGYTQEGAPLYAPGVVRAVAESVELLACARQHEILVVHTNIRYHPGHFADGGIWVKKAPVMKDMIEGNPLAAFCEPVQPNPDEVVISKQYASSFFGTSLASMLHAKGIDTVVLAGCSTSGCIRATAVDAVQHGFRTIVVRECVGDRHPAPHEANLFDIDSKYGDVVSKQEAMSQFRK
- a CDS encoding Asp/Glu racemase — protein: MIKPYRIGQIVPSSNTTMETEIPAMLAARQLIRPERFTFHSSRMRMKQVRKEELAAMDGESDRCAVELSDAKVDVLGYACLVAIMAMGLGYHRQSEQRLRKATADNDANAPVITSAGALIEGLKVMGAKRIAIVAPYMKPLTELVVDYIREEGFEVVDWRALEIPDNLAVARHDPANLPAIVRDMNLEGVDVIVLSACVQMQSLGVVSQVEAETGKPVLTAAIATTYAMLKALNLEPIVPGAGALLSGAYK